A stretch of Acidimicrobiales bacterium DNA encodes these proteins:
- a CDS encoding VOC family protein yields the protein MALNGLLDIELRVPDPAELGDFWERRGMQRSADGVYGTVDRPVQLRIAEGDHRHLAELHLSCAEEADLAAIAARLDTLGVAATTADTTLTCTDPVLGHTVVIDVGAPAPLTPVPVRPANRPGEQGRTTARAGAVDERHTPRAPRRLGHVVLGTPDPEASVRFYLDGLGFKISDSVLNGFATFARIEADHHNLLIHPAPTGYLNHYAMEVDDVDAVGAAGTAVVAERPDASVVGIGRHNLGSNVFWYLTDPAGNTFEFFTDMDQIVDDDAWERDHCRRDWEGSDGPAGFSVWGPTDPPPEFFAPTDLDAIAAARATRGLV from the coding sequence ATGGCTCTCAACGGACTCCTCGACATCGAACTGCGGGTCCCCGACCCCGCCGAACTCGGCGACTTCTGGGAACGGCGGGGCATGCAACGCAGCGCCGACGGCGTCTACGGCACCGTCGACCGGCCGGTGCAGCTGCGCATCGCCGAGGGCGACCACCGCCACCTGGCCGAGCTCCATCTGAGCTGCGCCGAGGAAGCGGATCTCGCCGCGATCGCCGCCCGGCTCGACACCCTCGGGGTCGCCGCGACCACGGCTGACACCACGCTCACGTGCACGGATCCGGTGCTCGGCCACACGGTGGTGATCGACGTCGGCGCGCCCGCTCCGCTCACCCCCGTCCCCGTCCGGCCGGCCAACCGCCCCGGCGAGCAGGGCCGCACCACCGCCCGGGCCGGAGCGGTCGACGAACGACACACGCCCCGCGCTCCCCGCCGGCTGGGCCATGTCGTGCTCGGGACTCCCGACCCGGAGGCATCGGTGCGCTTCTATCTCGACGGGCTCGGCTTCAAGATCTCCGACTCGGTCTTGAACGGCTTCGCCACCTTCGCCCGGATCGAGGCCGACCACCACAACCTGCTCATCCACCCCGCCCCCACCGGCTACCTCAACCACTACGCGATGGAGGTCGACGACGTCGACGCGGTCGGTGCGGCCGGCACCGCGGTCGTGGCCGAGCGGCCGGACGCCAGCGTGGTCGGCATCGGGCGCCACAACCTCGGATCCAACGTGTTCTGGTATCTCACCGACCCGGCCGGCAACACGTTCGAGTTCTTCACCGACATGGACCAGATCGTCGATGACGACGCGTGGGAGCGGGACCACTGTCGCCGGGACTGGGAAGGCAGCGACGGCCCCGCCGGGTTCTCGGTGTGGGGCCCCACCGACCCGCCCCCCGAGTTCTTCGCCCCGACCGACCTCGATGCCATCGCCGCGGCCCGGGCCACCCGGGGCCTGGTCTGA
- a CDS encoding TetR/AcrR family transcriptional regulator — protein sequence MADTTEPAPPRRRQARADATRLALLDAAVHEFAAHGFEGATTRAIATRAGTHQPQINYHFASKDELWRAAVDHVFGKLDAALFAQLGDEATEGLDTREGFAALLRAIVRAVAGLPELNRIMMQEATADSERLAWIVEHQTRARYDLLAGAWRDLRARKLVADLDETVVYYALIGSASLAYVNAPEARRLLDRDPIDDGFVEAHAEAMVTMFLGPDPA from the coding sequence ATGGCCGACACGACCGAACCAGCGCCGCCGCGCCGCCGCCAGGCCCGAGCCGACGCCACCCGGCTGGCCCTGCTCGACGCCGCCGTGCACGAGTTCGCGGCCCACGGCTTCGAGGGCGCCACCACGCGGGCCATCGCCACCCGGGCCGGCACCCACCAACCGCAGATCAACTACCACTTCGCGTCCAAGGACGAGCTGTGGCGGGCCGCCGTCGACCACGTCTTCGGCAAGCTCGACGCCGCACTGTTCGCCCAACTCGGGGACGAGGCGACCGAAGGACTGGACACCCGGGAGGGTTTCGCCGCGCTCCTACGCGCCATCGTGCGGGCGGTCGCCGGACTGCCCGAACTCAATCGGATCATGATGCAGGAAGCGACCGCCGACTCCGAGCGGCTGGCCTGGATCGTGGAGCACCAGACCCGGGCGCGCTACGACCTGCTCGCGGGGGCGTGGCGGGACCTGCGAGCCCGGAAGTTGGTGGCGGATCTCGACGAGACGGTCGTGTACTACGCCCTCATCGGGTCCGCCTCGCTGGCCTACGTGAACGCGCCGGAGGCGCGGAGGCTCCTCGATCGTGACCCGATCGACGACGGGTTCGTCGAGGCCCACGCCGAGGCGATGGTGACGATGTTCCTCGGTCCGGATCCGGCGTAG
- a CDS encoding VOC family protein, whose amino-acid sequence MADPLPPAPSWRGINHLALVTPDMEVTTRFYAGVLGMPLVMTLMAGPMRHYFFEMAPGNTVAFFEIRDAETFRKGAGSPAPHPVQLDHLSFNVADEDALHQLRERLVAAGTEVTEIVDHEQMKSVYFTDPNGIALEASYWVIDGTGRPMNIHDARVFADPDPVPAVAELAAGAIAALPTTSLV is encoded by the coding sequence ATGGCCGATCCACTCCCTCCCGCCCCCTCGTGGCGGGGTATCAATCACCTGGCCCTCGTCACGCCCGACATGGAGGTGACCACGCGCTTCTATGCCGGGGTGCTGGGCATGCCGTTGGTCATGACGCTCATGGCGGGGCCCATGCGCCACTACTTCTTCGAGATGGCTCCGGGCAACACCGTCGCCTTCTTCGAGATTCGCGATGCCGAGACCTTCCGGAAGGGCGCCGGGTCGCCTGCCCCCCATCCCGTGCAACTCGACCACCTGTCGTTCAACGTGGCCGACGAGGACGCACTCCATCAGTTGCGGGAGCGGCTGGTGGCGGCCGGCACGGAGGTGACCGAGATCGTCGATCACGAGCAGATGAAGTCGGTGTACTTCACCGATCCGAACGGCATCGCCCTGGAAGCCTCGTACTGGGTTATCGACGGAACCGGTCGGCCCATGAACATCCATGATGCTCGGGTCTTCGCCGACCCCGACCCGGTCCCCGCGGTCGCCGAGCTCGCGGCGGGTGCCATTGCGGCGCTTCCGACGACATCGCTGGTCTGA